Proteins encoded together in one Halalkaliarchaeum sp. AArc-CO window:
- a CDS encoding YeeE/YedE family protein — protein sequence MIESTVQLGELGIGLLGSELFPRGWEHYLLGGLLIGLGTVVIYAATAIPAGASTFLESTLSYASRLRRFQQPRFVGSRDWRVVFTLGIVAGAAGYSVVAGEFGWLTDVQPWRLFVGGILIGVGTRLGKGCTSGHGVCGVGSGSRTSILNVAVFMLVAIGVAQLVFAMGVRP from the coding sequence ATGATCGAATCGACCGTACAACTGGGGGAGCTGGGGATCGGACTTCTCGGCTCCGAGCTGTTCCCCCGCGGGTGGGAACACTACCTCCTCGGCGGACTGCTCATCGGGCTGGGAACTGTCGTCATCTACGCTGCGACGGCGATCCCGGCGGGCGCGAGCACGTTCCTCGAATCGACGCTGTCGTACGCCTCCCGGCTCCGGCGGTTCCAGCAGCCGCGGTTCGTCGGCTCCCGTGACTGGCGGGTAGTGTTCACACTCGGGATCGTCGCGGGCGCGGCGGGCTACTCCGTCGTCGCCGGCGAGTTCGGCTGGCTGACCGACGTCCAGCCGTGGCGGCTGTTCGTCGGGGGAATCCTCATCGGCGTCGGGACCCGCCTCGGGAAGGGCTGTACGTCGGGACATGGGGTCTGTGGAGTCGGCTCCGGCTCCCGGACGTCGATCCTCAACGTCGCCGTGTTCATGCTCGTCGCGATCGGCGTCGCGCAACTGGTGTTCGCGATGGGGGTGCGGCCGTGA
- the glpK gene encoding glycerol kinase GlpK, with translation MQRYVGAIDQGTTGTRFMLFDHDGTVVGNAYRKHEQLYPSPGWVEHDPEEIWKNTRAVIERALSKASVAPDELAAIGVTNQRETTLLWERETGRPIHDAIVWQDRRTTERVEQLRENGWEEKIRTKTGLEPDAYFSATKAEWLLENADPIEVEPARHEDVRERAENGEILFGTIDTWLIWNLTGEHVTDVTNASRTMLYDIRSGEWDDELLAEFSLPREMLPEVRPSSDEETYGTTDPDGFLGAEVSVAGALGDQQAALFGQTCFTPGEAKNTYGTGSFFLMNTGEKAVDSEHGLLTTVAFQRSGEPIQYALEGSIFITGAAIEWLEDVDLIEDPAQTEELARSVESTDGVYLVPAFTGLGAPHWDQRARGTIVGMTRGTRREHLVRATLESIAYQTRDVAEAMAADADVKPEQLRVDGGAVKNNFLCGIQADIVDTEIVRPEVDETTALGAAYAAGLAVGYWEDLDELRENWRIDRTFEPGGDRRDIERRYDRWKEAVDRAKGWAIEPDE, from the coding sequence ATGCAACGATACGTCGGAGCGATCGATCAGGGGACGACCGGGACGCGGTTCATGCTGTTCGACCACGACGGCACGGTCGTCGGAAACGCGTACCGGAAACACGAGCAGCTGTACCCCTCCCCGGGCTGGGTCGAACACGATCCCGAAGAGATCTGGAAGAACACACGGGCGGTCATCGAGCGTGCGCTCTCGAAGGCGTCCGTTGCGCCGGATGAACTGGCAGCGATCGGAGTGACCAACCAGCGGGAGACGACGCTTTTGTGGGAGCGGGAGACCGGGAGGCCGATCCACGACGCGATCGTCTGGCAGGACCGACGGACCACGGAACGGGTCGAACAGTTGCGCGAAAACGGTTGGGAAGAAAAGATCCGAACGAAGACGGGACTAGAGCCCGATGCGTACTTTTCGGCGACGAAAGCGGAGTGGCTGCTGGAGAACGCCGACCCGATCGAGGTGGAACCCGCACGCCACGAGGACGTCCGCGAACGGGCCGAAAACGGCGAGATCCTGTTCGGGACGATCGACACGTGGCTGATCTGGAACCTCACGGGAGAGCACGTGACCGACGTGACGAACGCCTCCCGGACGATGCTGTACGACATCCGCTCTGGGGAGTGGGACGACGAGCTGCTCGCGGAGTTTTCGCTGCCCCGCGAGATGCTCCCGGAAGTTCGGCCCTCCTCCGACGAGGAGACCTACGGGACGACTGATCCGGACGGCTTTCTCGGCGCGGAGGTATCCGTCGCGGGCGCGCTGGGCGACCAGCAGGCGGCGCTGTTCGGACAGACGTGTTTCACCCCCGGCGAGGCGAAAAACACCTACGGTACTGGGAGTTTCTTCCTGATGAACACCGGCGAAAAGGCAGTCGACTCCGAACACGGCCTGCTCACGACGGTGGCGTTCCAGCGTTCGGGCGAGCCGATCCAGTACGCCCTCGAGGGGTCGATTTTCATCACCGGCGCGGCGATCGAGTGGCTGGAGGACGTCGATCTGATCGAGGATCCGGCCCAGACCGAGGAACTCGCACGATCAGTCGAATCGACCGACGGAGTGTATCTGGTTCCGGCGTTTACGGGCCTCGGTGCGCCCCACTGGGATCAGCGTGCGCGGGGAACGATCGTCGGCATGACCCGCGGCACCCGGAGGGAACATCTCGTGCGGGCGACCCTCGAGTCGATTGCCTACCAGACGCGAGACGTCGCCGAGGCGATGGCCGCCGACGCCGACGTCAAGCCGGAACAGCTTCGCGTCGACGGCGGCGCGGTGAAGAACAACTTCCTGTGTGGGATCCAGGCCGACATCGTCGACACGGAGATCGTCAGACCGGAAGTCGACGAGACGACCGCGCTGGGGGCGGCGTACGCGGCCGGCCTCGCGGTCGGATACTGGGAGGACCTCGACGAGCTCCGGGAGAACTGGCGGATCGACAGGACCTTCGAACCGGGCGGTGACAGACGCGATATCGAACGGCGGTACGACCGCTGGAAGGAAGCAGTCGACCGTGCGAAAGGCTGGGCGATCGAGCCGGACGAGTGA
- a CDS encoding universal stress protein, with protein MYRTILIPTDGSDEAEAAGKKGVELAAELGAQVHALHVIDPEVGGQPFKLQRKKEGIEELREHGLEMTGRIAELAEEAGVDCEQAVEQGKPYEAIVDYAEENGLDAIVMGTRGRGNIESFLVGNVTEKVVRTADVPVMTVRKSTRPV; from the coding sequence ATGTACCGAACAATTCTCATCCCGACGGACGGAAGCGACGAGGCCGAAGCTGCTGGCAAAAAAGGTGTCGAGCTCGCCGCCGAGCTCGGCGCACAAGTCCACGCCCTGCACGTGATCGATCCAGAGGTGGGTGGGCAGCCGTTCAAGTTGCAACGCAAAAAAGAGGGGATAGAAGAGCTCCGCGAACACGGCCTCGAGATGACGGGCCGGATCGCCGAACTGGCCGAAGAGGCAGGCGTCGACTGCGAACAGGCGGTCGAACAGGGCAAGCCCTACGAGGCGATCGTCGACTACGCCGAGGAGAACGGACTCGACGCGATCGTCATGGGGACGCGGGGACGCGGCAACATCGAGAGCTTCCTCGTCGGCAACGTCACGGAGAAAGTCGTCCGGACCGCGGACGTTCCGGTGATGACAGTTCGTAAATCCACGAGGCCGGTGTGA
- a CDS encoding DUF6691 family protein: MSPTAEEGSSGETDGGRDQHPLFLPTVFLGGVIFGAGLSVSRMARPEIVLEFLQFRDLGLLFVMGGAAVVVGISVFGLVRSGRRAPLTGDPYRRRLKSMDRNVILGGGIFGVGWGLSGICPGAAYASLGIGNVIILYGIAGMFLGAYLQGYLRELTAETPEPAVAD, encoded by the coding sequence GTGAGTCCGACCGCCGAAGAGGGAAGCTCCGGGGAAACCGACGGCGGTCGCGACCAGCATCCGCTGTTTCTCCCCACCGTCTTCCTCGGGGGCGTTATCTTCGGCGCGGGGCTTTCAGTGAGTCGGATGGCACGGCCGGAGATCGTCCTCGAGTTCCTGCAGTTTCGGGATCTCGGGCTCCTTTTCGTCATGGGCGGGGCGGCGGTCGTCGTCGGGATCTCCGTGTTCGGGCTGGTCCGCTCCGGAAGGCGCGCGCCGCTTACCGGCGACCCGTACCGGCGGCGGTTGAAGTCGATGGACAGAAACGTCATCCTCGGGGGCGGAATCTTCGGTGTCGGCTGGGGCCTGTCCGGGATCTGCCCGGGAGCGGCGTACGCCAGCCTGGGTATCGGGAACGTGATCATTCTGTACGGCATCGCGGGGATGTTCCTGGGCGCGTATCTCCAGGGGTATCTCCGGGAACTAACGGCGGAGACGCCGGAACCTGCCGTCGCGGACTGA
- the glpB gene encoding glycerol-3-phosphate dehydrogenase subunit GlpB, producing the protein MGLESDVLVIGGGLAGTTAAISAAREGADVRLVSHKKSTLRQSSGLVDALGYVPKREDGESDLGSGSGSGSGSGSERASESTLRGPVVNPYDAIEDLPEEHPYSIVGSEAVAEGFALFDELVGDAYRGGHTDSNALVPTFGGTVKPTARYPAATAAGVASDERPMFVVGFRSLSEYDAGALADGLSASGVPFPVAGAEVKFAEAFRDDAKITRFARALDDDEPIDGVPARKALTTAVEPQLAEFADSVADASDIRVGFPAFLGEDRADQIREELGDRLGAEVFEIPMGPPSLPGLRLEDLLLEQLDAAGVSFETGVRAVDRTVGTDGAVETVVVDRNGTGVPYAADAVVLATGGLIGKGLQSDRKRVTEPVFDCPVAHPADRYDWFLDDAFGDHPFARFGLATDNRLRPVDPSGDGEPEYPNLFAAGAVLGGADVAREKSASGVSLATGVVAGRGAAAVANDTTLEANR; encoded by the coding sequence ATGGGGCTTGAAAGCGACGTGCTCGTGATCGGCGGCGGACTCGCGGGGACGACCGCGGCGATCTCGGCCGCCCGGGAGGGTGCAGACGTCAGGCTCGTCTCCCACAAAAAAAGCACTCTCCGACAGTCATCCGGGCTCGTCGACGCACTCGGATACGTCCCGAAACGCGAGGATGGCGAGTCCGATCTCGGTTCCGGTTCCGGTTCTGGTTCCGGGTCTGGATCCGAGCGAGCTTCCGAGTCCACGCTCCGCGGCCCGGTAGTGAATCCGTACGACGCGATCGAAGACCTTCCCGAGGAACACCCCTACTCGATCGTCGGCTCCGAGGCCGTCGCCGAGGGGTTCGCGCTGTTCGACGAGCTCGTCGGCGACGCCTACCGGGGGGGACACACCGACAGCAACGCGCTCGTACCGACGTTCGGCGGGACGGTCAAACCGACCGCGCGCTACCCGGCGGCGACGGCGGCCGGCGTCGCCAGCGACGAGCGCCCGATGTTCGTCGTCGGGTTCCGGTCGCTTTCGGAGTACGACGCGGGCGCGCTCGCCGACGGGCTGTCGGCGTCCGGCGTCCCGTTCCCGGTGGCGGGCGCGGAGGTCAAGTTCGCCGAGGCGTTCCGGGACGACGCGAAGATCACCCGCTTTGCCAGGGCGCTCGACGACGACGAGCCGATCGACGGTGTTCCGGCCCGAAAAGCGCTGACGACGGCAGTCGAACCGCAGCTGGCGGAGTTCGCCGATTCGGTGGCTGACGCGTCCGACATCCGGGTCGGATTTCCGGCGTTTCTGGGCGAGGACCGTGCCGACCAAATCCGGGAGGAACTCGGAGATCGTCTCGGTGCGGAGGTGTTCGAGATCCCGATGGGGCCGCCGAGCCTTCCGGGTCTCAGGCTCGAGGACCTGTTGCTCGAGCAACTGGACGCGGCGGGAGTCAGCTTCGAGACGGGTGTAAGAGCCGTCGATCGAACGGTCGGCACGGACGGCGCCGTCGAGACCGTCGTGGTCGATCGGAACGGAACGGGGGTCCCCTACGCCGCCGACGCCGTCGTTCTCGCGACGGGTGGGCTGATCGGAAAGGGATTACAGTCGGATCGAAAACGCGTGACGGAACCCGTCTTCGACTGTCCGGTCGCCCATCCGGCGGATCGATACGACTGGTTCCTCGACGACGCGTTCGGCGACCACCCCTTCGCCAGGTTCGGCCTCGCGACGGACAATCGGCTTCGACCCGTCGATCCGTCCGGCGACGGCGAGCCGGAGTATCCGAACCTGTTTGCCGCCGGCGCGGTGCTCGGCGGTGCCGACGTCGCTCGGGAGAAGTCGGCAAGCGGCGTCTCGCTGGCCACCGGCGTCGTCGCCGGGAGGGGTGCCGCCGCGGTTGCAAACGACACCACACTGGAGGCAAACCGATGA
- a CDS encoding YihY/virulence factor BrkB family protein, whose product MATTERLVREVVAVVRDQQVTFLAASVAYYAFVSLFPALLLVVALSTTFFGERMAATLVSLVAGFLTPAGEQIIQGAIAGAEGRVGATVVGVVGLVWSALKVFRGLDVAFVRVYGSKKSIGLLDELLDAVLVAASIGLGAVLMVVTAGVVAALNVGPLFGITSVLALPIVLAVVFFPLYYLLPYQEVTAREVLPGTIFAAVGWTVLQAGFQVYAGAAGQYQVYGLVGGILLIVTWLYFAAIVLLVGAAINAVLDGERDSEPPAEGDSSPSRGVSRLRDTFTTREGVRRRPDGSTDRQLQQSPVRVGARMADDDRDDGESTEGSDDAPSADPTDGVRGAPDVAAMQTELEELRARLEEFEGDVERRTVEKPELEAELKRYVRSRLRRGHARGWGPYLVLLYGVVLTLGAFYYLSGGWAIAAMIVLFLSTLGLYVLFVLVGIGLNALGTPWKAIDFVRERR is encoded by the coding sequence ATCGCGACGACGGAAAGATTGGTACGGGAGGTCGTGGCCGTCGTTCGCGACCAGCAGGTCACGTTTCTCGCCGCCAGCGTCGCCTACTACGCGTTCGTCTCGCTTTTCCCGGCACTTCTGCTCGTTGTCGCTCTCTCTACGACGTTCTTCGGCGAACGGATGGCCGCGACGCTCGTGAGCCTCGTCGCCGGGTTTCTCACGCCGGCAGGCGAACAGATCATTCAGGGGGCGATCGCTGGCGCGGAAGGACGGGTCGGGGCAACGGTCGTCGGCGTCGTTGGACTGGTCTGGTCGGCACTGAAGGTGTTTCGGGGACTGGACGTCGCTTTCGTGCGCGTGTACGGCTCCAAGAAGTCGATCGGGCTCCTCGACGAACTTCTGGATGCCGTTCTCGTCGCCGCAAGCATCGGCCTGGGGGCGGTGCTCATGGTCGTCACGGCGGGCGTGGTTGCCGCCCTGAATGTGGGTCCGCTGTTCGGGATCACGAGCGTGCTCGCGTTGCCGATCGTGCTCGCGGTCGTCTTCTTCCCGCTGTATTACCTGCTTCCCTATCAGGAAGTGACGGCTCGCGAAGTGCTTCCCGGAACGATATTCGCCGCGGTCGGCTGGACGGTGTTGCAGGCGGGGTTCCAGGTGTACGCCGGCGCGGCCGGACAGTATCAAGTGTACGGGCTCGTCGGCGGTATCCTGTTGATCGTTACCTGGCTGTACTTTGCGGCGATCGTGCTTCTGGTCGGGGCAGCGATCAACGCTGTGCTCGACGGAGAGAGGGATAGCGAACCGCCAGCTGAGGGCGACTCGTCGCCCTCGCGAGGGGTCAGCCGGTTGCGAGATACCTTCACCACCCGGGAGGGGGTCCGGCGACGCCCCGACGGGTCGACGGACCGGCAACTACAACAGTCCCCCGTTCGTGTGGGGGCACGTATGGCGGACGACGACCGCGACGATGGCGAATCGACGGAGGGGTCCGACGACGCCCCGTCCGCGGATCCGACAGACGGCGTGAGGGGCGCCCCGGACGTGGCGGCGATGCAAACGGAGCTGGAGGAGCTGCGCGCCCGGCTCGAGGAGTTCGAAGGTGACGTCGAACGACGGACCGTCGAGAAGCCGGAACTCGAGGCCGAACTGAAACGATATGTTCGATCCCGCCTCCGGCGCGGGCACGCTCGAGGGTGGGGCCCGTATCTGGTGTTGCTGTACGGGGTGGTTCTCACCCTCGGGGCGTTTTATTATCTCTCGGGGGGCTGGGCGATCGCCGCGATGATCGTGCTGTTCCTCTCGACGCTCGGGCTGTACGTGCTGTTCGTGCTGGTCGGAATCGGGTTGAACGCCCTGGGAACCCCCTGGAAGGCGATCGATTTCGTCCGCGAGCGGCGGTAA
- the glpA gene encoding anaerobic glycerol-3-phosphate dehydrogenase subunit GlpA encodes MTQSADVIVVGGGSTGCGIVRDLAMRGLDAVLVEKGTLTHGTTGRMHGLLHSGGRYAVSDRKSARECMAENRILREIAGHCIEDTGGLFVKRPEDSEEYFEEKLEGCKACDIPAEVISREEARRREPYLAGDVDKAITVPDAAIDPFRLCVANAADAENHGARIETHAEVVDVLVEGGEVVGVEVEHDSGPGKRVHRTPGTTERIEADHVVNATGAWAGRIGDLAGVDIEVRPSKGVMTVMNVRQVDTVINRCRPKGDADIVVPHETACILGTTDEEVEDPEEYPEEQWEVDLMIDTLAELLPVLRESRTLRSFWGVRPLYEPPGTGTDDPTDITRDYFLLDHDDRDDLPGLTTVVGGKLTTYRLMAEDVADHVCDRLGVDADCETADHPLPGSEEPDALERYMNQFGLRSPVSRRSVQRLGSRSPDVLDTDGPNPVICECEAVTRAELQDAIAQAGSDLNGVRLRTRASMGNCQGGFCSHRMAAELYPEYGEAIAREAREELYRERFKGVRHSLWGEQLSQAMLTHMLHATTMNHDCDPAGRRDVRKEEIDFDAFDPGTERGTSGGSHGA; translated from the coding sequence ATGACCCAATCAGCCGACGTGATCGTCGTCGGCGGCGGATCGACTGGCTGCGGGATCGTCAGGGATCTGGCGATGCGCGGGCTGGACGCCGTCCTCGTCGAGAAGGGGACCCTCACCCACGGGACGACCGGGCGGATGCACGGACTGCTCCACAGCGGAGGTCGCTACGCGGTGTCGGACCGCAAGAGTGCCCGGGAGTGTATGGCCGAAAACAGGATTCTGCGGGAGATCGCCGGACACTGTATCGAAGACACCGGCGGGCTGTTCGTAAAGCGGCCCGAGGACAGCGAGGAGTACTTCGAAGAGAAACTCGAGGGATGCAAAGCGTGTGACATCCCGGCGGAAGTCATCTCACGCGAGGAGGCCCGACGTCGAGAGCCGTATCTCGCGGGCGACGTCGACAAAGCAATCACCGTTCCCGACGCGGCGATCGATCCCTTCCGGCTCTGTGTGGCCAACGCTGCGGATGCGGAGAACCACGGCGCCCGGATCGAAACCCATGCAGAGGTCGTCGACGTACTCGTCGAGGGCGGCGAGGTCGTCGGCGTGGAAGTCGAACACGACTCGGGGCCGGGGAAACGAGTCCACCGGACGCCCGGGACGACCGAACGCATCGAGGCGGACCACGTTGTGAACGCGACCGGGGCCTGGGCCGGACGGATCGGGGATCTCGCTGGGGTCGACATCGAGGTCAGACCGTCGAAGGGCGTGATGACGGTGATGAACGTGCGGCAGGTCGACACCGTGATCAACCGGTGTCGACCCAAAGGCGACGCCGACATCGTCGTCCCCCACGAGACTGCGTGCATCCTCGGCACCACCGACGAGGAGGTCGAGGATCCCGAGGAGTATCCCGAAGAGCAGTGGGAAGTCGACCTGATGATCGACACGCTCGCGGAACTGCTCCCGGTCCTCCGGGAGTCTAGAACGCTGCGGTCGTTCTGGGGCGTGCGACCGCTTTATGAGCCCCCCGGAACGGGAACGGACGATCCGACCGATATTACGAGGGACTACTTCCTGTTGGATCACGACGACCGCGACGACCTTCCCGGACTGACGACCGTCGTGGGGGGCAAGCTCACCACCTACCGCCTGATGGCCGAGGACGTCGCCGACCACGTCTGCGATCGCCTGGGTGTCGACGCCGACTGCGAAACCGCCGATCACCCCCTCCCCGGATCCGAGGAGCCCGACGCCCTCGAGAGATACATGAACCAGTTCGGGCTCCGGTCGCCGGTGAGCCGACGGAGTGTCCAACGGCTCGGATCGCGATCGCCCGACGTGCTCGACACCGACGGGCCGAACCCGGTGATCTGCGAATGTGAGGCGGTCACTCGCGCGGAACTCCAGGACGCGATCGCGCAGGCAGGATCCGACTTGAACGGCGTCCGCCTCCGAACCCGGGCCTCGATGGGGAACTGTCAGGGCGGCTTCTGCAGCCATCGAATGGCGGCAGAACTGTATCCGGAGTACGGGGAGGCGATCGCCCGGGAGGCGCGCGAGGAGTTGTACCGCGAGCGATTCAAGGGCGTCAGACACTCTCTGTGGGGCGAACAGCTATCGCAGGCGATGCTCACGCACATGCTCCACGCGACGACGATGAACCACGACTGTGATCCCGCTGGTCGGCGGGACGTACGGAAAGAAGAGATCGACTTCGACGCGTTCGACCCGGGAACCGAACGCGGCACGTCGGGAGGGAGTCATGGGGCTTGA
- a CDS encoding AAA family ATPase, translating into MRKAGRSSRTSEIEHGYTPTSIRQMNLEERITRRLRRNRSRQLVRDYAAVSPVSHPPEPVAREASLERILDALEPAFSGALPPSTYVWGPKGAGKTALVKATFDLLAGVSREQHRGIHTTTRTERPKTPPFVYVDARDADSEFALLAAVLNGLLDRPAPTQGVSTGRIREQISREIDGRDGVVVAVDHVGEPRTHDLTSVAETLATVEGTFVWIGIGRDSPDVYSTEPDQVVEVPAFRRHAMVDVLTDRTSAGLSRNAVTHEQLRELAVWAEGDAHDALAAVFGGAVLAERNGTDTIRPSDLDAGIDAVPCPCIALGRVLSLPKNWQRVLAALVDLPRNDRTSVTKATDALATSSGIELSAGTVRRMLYELAEEGILDREPAEASGSRGRPPSRIEPLFPTLVFRELYRERTDE; encoded by the coding sequence GTGCGAAAGGCTGGGCGATCGAGCCGGACGAGTGAGATCGAACACGGCTACACGCCGACATCCATCCGACAGATGAACCTCGAGGAACGAATTACCAGACGGCTACGGCGGAACCGGAGCCGGCAGCTCGTCCGGGACTACGCCGCGGTCAGTCCGGTGTCTCATCCACCGGAGCCTGTCGCACGCGAGGCTTCACTCGAGCGGATTCTGGACGCACTCGAGCCGGCATTTTCGGGGGCGCTTCCCCCGTCGACGTACGTCTGGGGGCCGAAAGGAGCCGGCAAAACCGCGCTTGTGAAAGCCACCTTCGATCTCCTCGCCGGCGTCTCGCGGGAACAACACCGTGGCATCCACACGACGACGAGAACCGAGCGTCCGAAGACGCCACCGTTCGTGTACGTCGACGCACGCGATGCGGACAGCGAGTTCGCCCTGCTTGCGGCCGTGCTGAACGGACTGCTCGATCGTCCCGCACCCACCCAGGGAGTGAGCACCGGACGGATCCGGGAGCAGATCTCCCGGGAGATCGACGGCCGCGATGGCGTCGTCGTCGCGGTCGATCACGTCGGGGAACCGCGCACACACGACCTCACGTCGGTCGCGGAAACGCTCGCCACCGTGGAGGGTACGTTCGTCTGGATCGGTATCGGTCGGGACTCCCCCGACGTGTACTCGACCGAGCCGGACCAGGTCGTCGAGGTTCCGGCGTTCCGGCGTCACGCGATGGTCGACGTCCTCACCGACCGCACGTCCGCCGGACTCTCCCGAAACGCGGTGACCCACGAACAGCTCCGGGAACTCGCCGTCTGGGCCGAGGGCGACGCACACGACGCCCTGGCGGCGGTGTTCGGCGGTGCTGTCCTCGCGGAACGGAACGGTACCGACACGATCCGACCGTCCGATCTCGACGCCGGCATCGACGCCGTTCCCTGCCCGTGTATCGCGCTCGGGCGGGTGCTCTCGTTACCGAAGAACTGGCAACGCGTGCTCGCCGCGCTGGTCGACCTCCCCCGTAACGACCGGACGTCGGTGACTAAAGCGACCGACGCGCTCGCCACGTCTTCCGGGATCGAACTCTCTGCGGGAACCGTCCGGCGGATGCTGTACGAACTCGCCGAGGAAGGCATCCTGGACCGAGAGCCGGCGGAAGCGTCCGGAAGCCGGGGACGACCCCCCAGCCGGATCGAACCGCTGTTTCCGACGCTGGTGTTTCGCGAACTGTATCGCGAACGGACCGACGAATGA